A genomic region of Magnolia sinica isolate HGM2019 chromosome 6, MsV1, whole genome shotgun sequence contains the following coding sequences:
- the LOC131248425 gene encoding protein TPX2, translating into MDEKMEDSFDTEGFQLFEIDLDYEFDASRYFDFSRMESLSEAREAELWFETAGSYPPSPYISKLIMWEDVHVEDLNTLAKSEAAEHTNSISTHSGPDVSVLIENCRDCEEVKDRSFFNVPKNGQTSQQAFASSVLDRFLNDCAPSTDVDSHAGNSVTKGWTCYSHMNQDITKVKTKSAIKARVSTLMKPTASQLAKQKQPWDIKGSSRFVQRFHKPLEHKSEKSLENSSVNESQAAKRQKLEGGHLRKVLGIKQQTNLIHKVLKKNGLLDGSNQSRLRLTIPREPELETSQRAQRIRPKHSTEVVGHILSAVASFKARPLNRKILAAPSMPLLQKSTPGLPEFQEFHLKTSQRAMQPSFTASLSLQRSNNSDKVSHNCKTASSIHLGAKDSKNLQHQALIPSQPQKSEVIGELKGERNEELSKFKARPLNKKILSSKGDMGVFISSKRETTVPMEFDFQTDKRLQQNPPIELFKKLSLKSELQQQNTIAESALSRNTCILIKGSKENRYSLQQQNKISDMSTEKLQRHGAKQTQYGSDGRVPEIRSRANMCRSSGIR; encoded by the exons ATGGACGAGAAAATGGAGGATTCCTTCGATACGGAAGGGTTCCAGCTCTTCGAAATCGATCTCGACTATGAGTTTGACGCCTCGCGTTACTTCGATTTCAGTCGTATGGAATCTCTCTCCGAAGCGCGAGAAGCTGAGCTATGGTTCGAGACGGCAGGCAGCTATCCTCCTTCTC CTTATATATCAAAGTTGATTATGTGGGAAGATGTCCATGTGGAAGATTTAAATACCCTTGCAAAATCCGAAGCTGCAGAACACACAAATTCTATCAGCACTCATTCAGGTCCTGATGTTTCTGTGCTCATTGAGAATTGCAGAG ACTGCGAGGAGGTTAAGGATAGAAGCTTCTTCAATGTTCCTAAAAATGGTCAAACTTCACAGCAAGCATTTGCCTCAAGCGTATTGGATCGTTTCCTTAATGATTGTGCTCCATCTACTGATGTCGACTCTCATGCGGGGAATAGTGTTACAAAAG GATGGACGTGTTATAGTCACATGAACCAAGATATTACTAAAGTTAAAACAAAGTCTGCCATCAAGGCGAGGGTCTCGACTTTGATGAAACCTACAGCAAGTCAGTTGGCCAAGCAAAAACAACCATGGGACATTAAAGGTTCCAGCCGATTTGTGCAAAG ATTTCATAAGCCATTGGAGCATAAAAGTGAGAAAAGCTTAGAGAATTCATCCGTGAATGAAAGTCAAGCTGCCAAGAGGCAAAAACTAGAGGGTGGTCACTTGCGCAAG GTACTTGGCATAAAGCAACAAACCAATCTGATACATAAGGTCTTGAAAAAG AATGGACTTCTTGATGGCTCTAATCAGTCTAGGTTGAGACTCACCATCCCAAGAGAGCCTGAACTTGAAACATCACAAAGGGCGCAAAGGATCAG GCCCAAGCATAGTACAGAGGTTGTAGGACACATTCTTTCAGCTGTTGCCTCGTTTAAAGCACGTCCTTTGAATAGAAAA ATTCTTGCAGCTCCTTCAATGCCCCTCCTGCAGAAGAGCACGCCAGGGTTGCCTGAGTTTCAA GAATTCCACTTGAAGACATCCCAGAGGGCCATGCAACCCTCATTTACTGCTTCATTATCATTGCAGCGTTCCAATAATTCAGACAAA GTCTCACATAACTGTAAAACTGCTTCGTCAATACATCTTGGTGCCAAAGactctaaaaatttacaacatcAGGCTTTAATCCCTTCTCAACCTCAAAA GTCAGAAGTTATAGGTGAgctaaaaggggaaagaaatgaAGAATTGTCCAAATTCAAAGCTCGGCCTCTAAATAAGAAG ATACTGTCGAGTAAGGGGGATATGGGAGTCTTTATAAGTAGCAAGAGAGAAACCACAGTACCCATG GAATTTGATTTCCAGACAGACAAGCGCCTTCAGCAGAATCCACCAATAGAACTGTTCAAGAAG CTCTCGCTGAAGTCTGAACTTCAGCAGCAGAATACCATAGCTGAGTCGGCATTGTCTCGGAACACTTGTATATTGATTAAG GGCTCAAAGGAGAATAGATATTCTTTACAACAACAAAACAAG ATCTCAGACATGAGTACAGAAAAACTGCAAAGGCATGGGGCAAAGCAGACTCAGTATGGGAGTGATGGGCGAGTGCCTGAAATCAGATCTCGAGCAAATATGTGCAG GAGCTCGGGCATCCGTTGA